One Mugil cephalus isolate CIBA_MC_2020 chromosome 10, CIBA_Mcephalus_1.1, whole genome shotgun sequence genomic window carries:
- the phrf1 gene encoding PHD and RING finger domain-containing protein 1 isoform X2, with the protein MEEDDSQDELINRSTSHSKGKRGALWAISDDSDDSVEESEEGESDSGDEEDGDPINGEDEEEEEEDEEEEGIDEDDAEEEEDVKPDGAFGGTSADFAGMSSDEDTEKCPICLNSFNNQPVATPENCEHYFCFDCIIEWAKNANSCPVDRMSFNSIYLRKCYGGKVKKMITVQKPVKEGQEETVDLDLEQTNCEVCGGSDREDRLLLCDGCDAGYHMECLTPPLDSVPVEEWFCPECVANNRHSRGSAEELSDTDSLPSTARPATSHSQPRAAGPTRAIARTQQSERVRANVNRHRITQLAPTYMMQSTWLDETINAVVAGLNTAVYIRDFTPRLPSSNRRRPGKRRRVKSKKTSSAKGKTGKVTSTGVKRRKRRVRRTKSKNKLMLKKTATPRGRIASSLGIVKDKKSSSLPTVYRPSEHTLSSMRVDIGAASLSIYGDPFDLDPFTEREDEEQQAHVTSLLEAKRRGISRSALRSHQPVARPVTASLSRRGMDAPQPGGVVEAAPVPDLLGSILSGQSMLLMDSSNVVINRDGSLKATKQMMPPALLSGSSSGSPGDPSTLSPVEPPSLGDSSLSLHNGDLPGSSMTRTLSQSSSRLPPFMASSPSHTQPHPHSDVPHRGHRSSHPPLPNRPTTSLGHRGPNGVGASRETTSSSMHPIPDSSSKNKGVAPPSQPKKAPTKPMWVDVSVLPRIPKIKRENSSVSNDDTSQGGSNRLSSSSSSSSSSSSRGGSSNTATSSNGYGMPEVGMNNLSGDKGRQQSVDQQKGQADRPPQRHRPDGASSSSAFSNSFSSSSSGSPASQPRYSSSTSSSSAVSFRINSSGNSWQSRRLSNAASSSSGGSTQELWGGKKDEAKKRQLHRDKQMLLASRTPVGKEQDDNNIYDPFNPTLSESSSSDDEGEGTSRDSSSQHATHEGRAPSLGKKESSVQGKLDLVQVKTEIQEREISQEEPRRDENIKVEKESGSADFSIKKEKVPLDTKIKKEPGLHEDEGSGKHCDRFKSYLNSDTTDNTSPAHLSSDLLKTEKETPNRSRPNSDQGSSASSSGITKKTLKEEAKSDSASSSKSPSRDFSHKKKTSKASKESSSSETDKSKRGDHHSSGHDGRQKERDKDKERRSRKSRSRERRRAHSSSDSSQPSSPDRTRRKRRRSRSLSQSKDEPRRRRSRSGSSSSSRERERRKKQKQQSKERNEDRGRDHERRRASKDKRRARSRSKSQSKSRSRSRSRSRSRERRKDHTRPHQTSLPSRDKVDSQSKDKRRHRSRSRSRERRKEEGSSKSSQKNSGSCVASSKDTKLFQDKKKEKEISQKTTQVAKPNRDELPSCSLSSKVKKEDLTAETRTTATETTKQEKAGKQTGKEKLPSLDMFEDSPVAKPIKEEETDTPSVAVNKTSSQGIETTIKTETCEISVVKSEPSSPQVCHFPAVASFPTLPTPTTADSSEDTGSPPQSASLSSVKQENAPELAVPVKQEVRQASDSDDDFSVDVMLDSLDYAKSENTEGNDPAVKVKKEEAEEKNEGEQVSTVIAAKSKPQVKRVTWNIQEPEGPQPEKSSSKLALYKLKLKQEGARRPSLATQTSSGQDVSGAVGDPSKKEAVDQLSASSRSDGLHPGEQSAAGQGEDEEGDSSRKDKYLKKLHMQERAIEEVKLAIKPFYQKRDINKDEYKEILRKAVQKVCHSKSGEINPVKVGNLVKAYVDKYKHARKHKKGEDLGKVPEIQSEAMKTSDSP; encoded by the exons ATGGAGGAAGACGACAGCCAAGATGAGCTGATCAACCGCAGTACATCCCACAGCAAAGGAAAAAGAGGGGCATTATGGGCCATCTCAG ATGACTCCGATGACTCTGTCGAGGAGTCTGAGGAGGGAGAATCTGACAGtggtgatgaagaagatggagatcCCATAAAtggagaagatgaggaggaagaagaggaggatgaggaggaggaagggattGATGAGGATG atgcggaagaggaggaagacgttAAGCCAGATGGAGCTTTTGGGGGAACCTCTGCTGACTTTGCGGGAATGAGCTCAGATGAAGACACGGAAAAGTGTCCCATCTGCCTCAACTCATTCAACAACCAACCTGTTGCAACACCAGAGAACTGCGAGCACTACTTCTGCTTTGACTGCATCATTGAATGGGCCAAG AACGCAAACTCGTGTCCTGTGGACCGCATGTCCTTTAACAGCATATACCTAAGGAAATGTTATGGAGGCAAAGTGAAGAAAATG ATAACTGTACAAAAGCCTGTAAAGGAAGGTCAAGAGGAAACGGTCGATCTGGACCTGGAGCAGACCAACTGCGAGGTGTGTGGGGGCAGTGACCGGGAAGACCGTCTCTTGCTCTGCGATGGCTGTGATGCAGG GTATCACATGGAATGCCTCACACCTCCTCTTGACTCTGTTCCTGTGGAGGAATGGTTCTGTCCTGAGTGTGTAGCCAACAATCGTCATTCCA GAGGTTCAGCTGAGGAACTTAGCGATACAGACAGCTTACCTTCTACCGCCCGTCCTGCCACCAGTCACTCCCAGCCCCGTGCTGCAGGCCCCACCAGAGCCATCGCCCGCACTCAGCAGAGTGAGAGGGTTCGAGCTAATGTCAACCGACATCGCATCACACAG CTGGCTCCAACATACATGATGCAGTCCACTTGGCTTGATGAAACTATCAATGCAGTGGTGGCTGGGCTCAACACGGCCGTGTATATACGCGATTTCACACCGCGTTTGCCATCGAGCAACAGACGCAGGCCCG GAAAACGCAGAAGGGTGAAAAGCAAGAAGACGTCTTCTGCAAAGGGTAAAACAGGCAAAGTAACAAGTACAGGAGTTAAGAGGAGGAAACGAAGAGTAAGGAGGACTAAATCCAAGAATAAGCTG ATGCTGAAAAAGACAGCCACTCCTCGAGGCCGTATTGCAAGTAGTTTGGGAATTGTAAAGGACAAGAAGAGCTCCTCACTTCCTACAGTATACCGGCCGTCAGAGCACACGCTAAGCAGCATGCGTGTGGACATAGGAGCGGCGTCCCTCTCCATCTATGGAGATCCATTTGACCTGGATCCATTTACGGAGCG TGAGGATGAGGAACAGCAGGCCCACGTTACGTCACTGCTGGAGGCCAAGAGACGAGGGATATCTCGCTCTGCCCTTCGCTCTCATCAGCCTGTGGCTCGACCAGTCACTGCTAGCCTTTCCAG GAGGGGTATGGATGCCCCCCAACCAGGGGGTGTTGTGGAGGCAGCTCCCGTGCCTGATCTGCTTGGCAGCATCCTCTCAGGACAGAGCATGCTCTTGATGGACAGCTCCAACGTCGTCATTAATCGAGATGGTTCCCTCAAAGCTACAAAGCAAA TGATGCCACCCGCATTACTGTCAGGTAGCAGCTCAGGTAGCCCAGGAGATCCCAGCACCCTCAGCCCAGTAGAACCACCCAGCCTAGGGgacagctctctgtctctgcacaaCGGTGATCTACCAGGATCTTCCATGACCAGAACTTTGTCCCAGAGTTCGTCTCGCTTACCCCCCTTCATGGCCTCTTCACCCAGCCACACCCAACCACATCCTCATTCTGATGTACCACACAGAGGGCATCGCAGTTCGCATCCACCCCTTCCAAACAGACCCACGACATCTCTCGGTCACCGGGGACCCAATGGAGTCGGAGCCTCTAGAGAAACCACATCATCATCCATGCACCCGATTCCAGACTCTAGCTCAAAAAACAAGGGAGTGGCTCCACCATCCCAACCTAAAAAAGCACCCACAAAGCCCATGTGGGTAGATGTGTCAGTTCTTCCTAGaataccaaaaataaaaagggaaaacagcAGTGTCTCAAATGATGACACGAGTCAAGGTGGCAGTAATAGacttagtagtagtagtagtagtagtagtagtagtagtagtaggggTGGTAGTAGTAACACAGCCACTTCTAGTAATGGTTACGGCATGCCTGAAGTGGGCATGAACAACCTGTCAGGGGACAAAGGAAGGCAGCAAAGCGTAGACCAGCAAAAGGGCCAGGCTGACCGCCCGCCACAGAGGCACAGGCCGGACGGAGCTAGCTCTTCATCAGCCTTCTCCAactcattctcctcctcttcctctggctCTCCGGCCAGCCAGCCACGGTATTCCTCATCCACCTCATCTTCATCAGCGGTGAGCTTCCGCATCAACTCCAGCGGAAACTCCTGGCAATCGAGGAGGCTAAGCAACGCGGCGTCCTCTTCCAGCGGTGGCAGCACGCAGGAACTCTGGGGAGGGAAGAAAGACGAAGCAAAAAAGAGGCAGTTGCACAGGGATAAACAAATGCTGCTGGCGTCGCGTACACCTGTCGGTAAGGAACAAGACGATAACAATATCTATGACCCCTTTAATCCTACTTTGTCGGAGTCAAGCAGCTCAGATGATGAAGGCGAGGGCACGAGTCGAGATAGCAGCTCTCAACATGCCACACATGAGGGGAGGGCTCCAAGTTTAGGAAAGAAGGAGAGCTCAGTGCAGGGCAAGCTGGACCTGGTTCAAGTGAAAACTGAAATACAGGAGAGAGAGATCTCACAGGAAGAACCAAGGAGAGATGAGAATATCAAGGTTGAAAAAGAATCAGGATCAGCCGATTTCagtattaaaaaagaaaaagtgccaCTTGACACTAAAATTAAGAAAGAACCAGGTTTACATGAAGATGAAGGTTCTGGGAAGCATTGTGACAGGTTTAAAAGTTACCTAAATTCAGATACGACAGACAACACATCTCCTGCTCACCTCAGCTCGGATCTTTTAAAGACTGAGAAAGAGACTCCCAACAGATCTCGCCCTAACTCCGACCAAGGTTCATCAGCTTCCAGCTCTGGTATCACCAAGAAGACACTAAAGGAAGAAGCTAAATCAGATTCTGCATCCAGTTCCAAGTCCCCATCGAGGGATTTTAGCCACAAGAAGAAAACTTCAAAAGCTTCTAAGGAGTCTAGCAGTTCTGAGACGGACAAAAGCAAGAGAGGAGATCATCATAGCTCAGGTCATGATGGTCGGCAGAAAGAAAGGGACAAGGACAAagagagaagatccaggaaatcGCGttccagagagaggaggagggcgcATTCATCTTCAGACAGCTCTCAGCCTAGTTCCCCCGATAGGACTCGGAGAAAGAGACGCCGGTCCCGATCCCTGTCACAATCCAAAGACGAGCCAAGGAGGAGGCGATCCAG gtctgggtccagctccagcagcagagagcgtgaaaggaggaagaagcagaaacaacagagcaaggagagaaatgaagacagaggcagagaccACGAGAGAAGAAGAGCGTCAAAAGACAAGAGACGCGCCAGGTCTCGCTCGAAATCTCAGTCGAAATCCCGTTCCCgttccaggtccaggtccaggtccagggaaagaaggaaagatcACACAAGACCACATCAAACCTCTCTCCCTTCTAGAGACAAAGTTGACTCACAGTCTAAAGACAAGAGAAGACACAGGTCTAGATCCAGGtcgagagagaggaggaaagaagaagggtCATCCAAAAGTTCACAGAAAAATTCAGGGTCGTGTGTTGCATCCTCCAAAGACACAAAGCTGTTCCAGgacaagaaaaaagagaaggaaatttCACAAAAAACCACACAAGTAGCGAAACCGAATAGAGATGAGTTGCCCTCCTGCTCCTTATCCTCTAAAGTCAAAAAAGAAGACCTCACAGCAGAGACTCGTACCACAGCTACAGAAACGACAAAACAGGAGAAAGCTGGAAAACAGACCGGGAAAGAAAAATTACCATCTCTTGACATGTTTGAAGACTCTCCTGTTGCTAAACcaattaaagaagaagaaactgacaCCCCTTCTGTAGCAGTGAACAAAACCTCCAGCCAGGGAATCGAAACCACGATTAAGACAGAAACGTGTGAAATCAGCGTAGTTAAATCTGAGCCAAGTTCCCCGCAGGTATGCCACTTTCCCGCTGTCGCCTCATTTCCTACGCTGCCCACCCCTACGACAGCAGACAGCTCCGAGGACACAGGCTCTCCGCCTCAGTCAGCGTCACTGAGCTCTGTCAAACAAGAAAACGCACCCGAGTTAGCCGTCCCCGTAAAACAAGAAGTTCGGCAAGCCTCGGACTCTGACGACGACTTCAGTGTCGATGTGATGCTAGACAGTCTAGATTACGCCAAGTCTGAAAACACGGAGGGGAACGATCCAGCTGTCAaggtgaaaaaagaagaagcggaGGAGAAAAACGAGGGAGAGCAAGTGTCAACTGTGATAGCGGCAAAATCCAAGCCTCAAGTGAAGAGGGTTACCTGGAATATACAGGAGCCAGAAGGGCCTCAGCCAGAGAAATCTTCAAGCA AGCTGGCTCTGTAtaaactgaagctgaagcaAGAAGGAGCTCGCAGACCCTCTTTGGCCACCCAGACATCATCCGGTCAG GATGTCAGTGGAGCTGTTGGTGACCCCTCCAAGAAGGAAGCTGTCGATCAGCTCAGTGCCTCGTCTAGATCCGACGGCCTACACCCCGGGGAGCAGTCAGCAGCTGGTCAAGGAGAGGACGAGGAAGGGGATTCGTCCAGGAAAGACAAG TATTTGAAAAAGCTGCACATGCAGGAGAGAGCTATAGAGGAGGTCAAGCTTGCCATCAAACCTTTCTACCAGAAGAGAGACATCAACAAGGATGAATACAAGGAGATTCTCCGCAAAGCCGTCCAGAAG GTGTGCCACAGCAAGAGTGGCGAAATCAACCCAGTAAAAGTGGGGAATCTGGTCAAGGCGTATGTGGACAAATACAAGCATGCTAGGAAACATAAAAAAGGAGAGGATTTAGGGAAGGTGCCAGAGATACAGAGTGAGGCAATGAAAACCTCTGACAGTCCTTGA
- the phrf1 gene encoding PHD and RING finger domain-containing protein 1 isoform X1, whose translation MEEDDSQDELINRSTSHSKGKRGALWAISDDSDDSVEESEEGESDSGDEEDGDPINGEDEEEEEEDEEEEGIDEDDAEEEEDVKPDGAFGGTSADFAGMSSDEDTEKCPICLNSFNNQPVATPENCEHYFCFDCIIEWAKNANSCPVDRMSFNSIYLRKCYGGKVKKMITVQKPVKEGQEETVDLDLEQTNCEVCGGSDREDRLLLCDGCDAGYHMECLTPPLDSVPVEEWFCPECVANNRHSRGSAEELSDTDSLPSTARPATSHSQPRAAGPTRAIARTQQSERVRANVNRHRITQARTSQLAPTYMMQSTWLDETINAVVAGLNTAVYIRDFTPRLPSSNRRRPGKRRRVKSKKTSSAKGKTGKVTSTGVKRRKRRVRRTKSKNKLMLKKTATPRGRIASSLGIVKDKKSSSLPTVYRPSEHTLSSMRVDIGAASLSIYGDPFDLDPFTEREDEEQQAHVTSLLEAKRRGISRSALRSHQPVARPVTASLSRRGMDAPQPGGVVEAAPVPDLLGSILSGQSMLLMDSSNVVINRDGSLKATKQMMPPALLSGSSSGSPGDPSTLSPVEPPSLGDSSLSLHNGDLPGSSMTRTLSQSSSRLPPFMASSPSHTQPHPHSDVPHRGHRSSHPPLPNRPTTSLGHRGPNGVGASRETTSSSMHPIPDSSSKNKGVAPPSQPKKAPTKPMWVDVSVLPRIPKIKRENSSVSNDDTSQGGSNRLSSSSSSSSSSSSRGGSSNTATSSNGYGMPEVGMNNLSGDKGRQQSVDQQKGQADRPPQRHRPDGASSSSAFSNSFSSSSSGSPASQPRYSSSTSSSSAVSFRINSSGNSWQSRRLSNAASSSSGGSTQELWGGKKDEAKKRQLHRDKQMLLASRTPVGKEQDDNNIYDPFNPTLSESSSSDDEGEGTSRDSSSQHATHEGRAPSLGKKESSVQGKLDLVQVKTEIQEREISQEEPRRDENIKVEKESGSADFSIKKEKVPLDTKIKKEPGLHEDEGSGKHCDRFKSYLNSDTTDNTSPAHLSSDLLKTEKETPNRSRPNSDQGSSASSSGITKKTLKEEAKSDSASSSKSPSRDFSHKKKTSKASKESSSSETDKSKRGDHHSSGHDGRQKERDKDKERRSRKSRSRERRRAHSSSDSSQPSSPDRTRRKRRRSRSLSQSKDEPRRRRSRSGSSSSSRERERRKKQKQQSKERNEDRGRDHERRRASKDKRRARSRSKSQSKSRSRSRSRSRSRERRKDHTRPHQTSLPSRDKVDSQSKDKRRHRSRSRSRERRKEEGSSKSSQKNSGSCVASSKDTKLFQDKKKEKEISQKTTQVAKPNRDELPSCSLSSKVKKEDLTAETRTTATETTKQEKAGKQTGKEKLPSLDMFEDSPVAKPIKEEETDTPSVAVNKTSSQGIETTIKTETCEISVVKSEPSSPQVCHFPAVASFPTLPTPTTADSSEDTGSPPQSASLSSVKQENAPELAVPVKQEVRQASDSDDDFSVDVMLDSLDYAKSENTEGNDPAVKVKKEEAEEKNEGEQVSTVIAAKSKPQVKRVTWNIQEPEGPQPEKSSSKLALYKLKLKQEGARRPSLATQTSSGQDVSGAVGDPSKKEAVDQLSASSRSDGLHPGEQSAAGQGEDEEGDSSRKDKYLKKLHMQERAIEEVKLAIKPFYQKRDINKDEYKEILRKAVQKVCHSKSGEINPVKVGNLVKAYVDKYKHARKHKKGEDLGKVPEIQSEAMKTSDSP comes from the exons ATGGAGGAAGACGACAGCCAAGATGAGCTGATCAACCGCAGTACATCCCACAGCAAAGGAAAAAGAGGGGCATTATGGGCCATCTCAG ATGACTCCGATGACTCTGTCGAGGAGTCTGAGGAGGGAGAATCTGACAGtggtgatgaagaagatggagatcCCATAAAtggagaagatgaggaggaagaagaggaggatgaggaggaggaagggattGATGAGGATG atgcggaagaggaggaagacgttAAGCCAGATGGAGCTTTTGGGGGAACCTCTGCTGACTTTGCGGGAATGAGCTCAGATGAAGACACGGAAAAGTGTCCCATCTGCCTCAACTCATTCAACAACCAACCTGTTGCAACACCAGAGAACTGCGAGCACTACTTCTGCTTTGACTGCATCATTGAATGGGCCAAG AACGCAAACTCGTGTCCTGTGGACCGCATGTCCTTTAACAGCATATACCTAAGGAAATGTTATGGAGGCAAAGTGAAGAAAATG ATAACTGTACAAAAGCCTGTAAAGGAAGGTCAAGAGGAAACGGTCGATCTGGACCTGGAGCAGACCAACTGCGAGGTGTGTGGGGGCAGTGACCGGGAAGACCGTCTCTTGCTCTGCGATGGCTGTGATGCAGG GTATCACATGGAATGCCTCACACCTCCTCTTGACTCTGTTCCTGTGGAGGAATGGTTCTGTCCTGAGTGTGTAGCCAACAATCGTCATTCCA GAGGTTCAGCTGAGGAACTTAGCGATACAGACAGCTTACCTTCTACCGCCCGTCCTGCCACCAGTCACTCCCAGCCCCGTGCTGCAGGCCCCACCAGAGCCATCGCCCGCACTCAGCAGAGTGAGAGGGTTCGAGCTAATGTCAACCGACATCGCATCACACAGGCACGCACATCGCAG CTGGCTCCAACATACATGATGCAGTCCACTTGGCTTGATGAAACTATCAATGCAGTGGTGGCTGGGCTCAACACGGCCGTGTATATACGCGATTTCACACCGCGTTTGCCATCGAGCAACAGACGCAGGCCCG GAAAACGCAGAAGGGTGAAAAGCAAGAAGACGTCTTCTGCAAAGGGTAAAACAGGCAAAGTAACAAGTACAGGAGTTAAGAGGAGGAAACGAAGAGTAAGGAGGACTAAATCCAAGAATAAGCTG ATGCTGAAAAAGACAGCCACTCCTCGAGGCCGTATTGCAAGTAGTTTGGGAATTGTAAAGGACAAGAAGAGCTCCTCACTTCCTACAGTATACCGGCCGTCAGAGCACACGCTAAGCAGCATGCGTGTGGACATAGGAGCGGCGTCCCTCTCCATCTATGGAGATCCATTTGACCTGGATCCATTTACGGAGCG TGAGGATGAGGAACAGCAGGCCCACGTTACGTCACTGCTGGAGGCCAAGAGACGAGGGATATCTCGCTCTGCCCTTCGCTCTCATCAGCCTGTGGCTCGACCAGTCACTGCTAGCCTTTCCAG GAGGGGTATGGATGCCCCCCAACCAGGGGGTGTTGTGGAGGCAGCTCCCGTGCCTGATCTGCTTGGCAGCATCCTCTCAGGACAGAGCATGCTCTTGATGGACAGCTCCAACGTCGTCATTAATCGAGATGGTTCCCTCAAAGCTACAAAGCAAA TGATGCCACCCGCATTACTGTCAGGTAGCAGCTCAGGTAGCCCAGGAGATCCCAGCACCCTCAGCCCAGTAGAACCACCCAGCCTAGGGgacagctctctgtctctgcacaaCGGTGATCTACCAGGATCTTCCATGACCAGAACTTTGTCCCAGAGTTCGTCTCGCTTACCCCCCTTCATGGCCTCTTCACCCAGCCACACCCAACCACATCCTCATTCTGATGTACCACACAGAGGGCATCGCAGTTCGCATCCACCCCTTCCAAACAGACCCACGACATCTCTCGGTCACCGGGGACCCAATGGAGTCGGAGCCTCTAGAGAAACCACATCATCATCCATGCACCCGATTCCAGACTCTAGCTCAAAAAACAAGGGAGTGGCTCCACCATCCCAACCTAAAAAAGCACCCACAAAGCCCATGTGGGTAGATGTGTCAGTTCTTCCTAGaataccaaaaataaaaagggaaaacagcAGTGTCTCAAATGATGACACGAGTCAAGGTGGCAGTAATAGacttagtagtagtagtagtagtagtagtagtagtagtagtaggggTGGTAGTAGTAACACAGCCACTTCTAGTAATGGTTACGGCATGCCTGAAGTGGGCATGAACAACCTGTCAGGGGACAAAGGAAGGCAGCAAAGCGTAGACCAGCAAAAGGGCCAGGCTGACCGCCCGCCACAGAGGCACAGGCCGGACGGAGCTAGCTCTTCATCAGCCTTCTCCAactcattctcctcctcttcctctggctCTCCGGCCAGCCAGCCACGGTATTCCTCATCCACCTCATCTTCATCAGCGGTGAGCTTCCGCATCAACTCCAGCGGAAACTCCTGGCAATCGAGGAGGCTAAGCAACGCGGCGTCCTCTTCCAGCGGTGGCAGCACGCAGGAACTCTGGGGAGGGAAGAAAGACGAAGCAAAAAAGAGGCAGTTGCACAGGGATAAACAAATGCTGCTGGCGTCGCGTACACCTGTCGGTAAGGAACAAGACGATAACAATATCTATGACCCCTTTAATCCTACTTTGTCGGAGTCAAGCAGCTCAGATGATGAAGGCGAGGGCACGAGTCGAGATAGCAGCTCTCAACATGCCACACATGAGGGGAGGGCTCCAAGTTTAGGAAAGAAGGAGAGCTCAGTGCAGGGCAAGCTGGACCTGGTTCAAGTGAAAACTGAAATACAGGAGAGAGAGATCTCACAGGAAGAACCAAGGAGAGATGAGAATATCAAGGTTGAAAAAGAATCAGGATCAGCCGATTTCagtattaaaaaagaaaaagtgccaCTTGACACTAAAATTAAGAAAGAACCAGGTTTACATGAAGATGAAGGTTCTGGGAAGCATTGTGACAGGTTTAAAAGTTACCTAAATTCAGATACGACAGACAACACATCTCCTGCTCACCTCAGCTCGGATCTTTTAAAGACTGAGAAAGAGACTCCCAACAGATCTCGCCCTAACTCCGACCAAGGTTCATCAGCTTCCAGCTCTGGTATCACCAAGAAGACACTAAAGGAAGAAGCTAAATCAGATTCTGCATCCAGTTCCAAGTCCCCATCGAGGGATTTTAGCCACAAGAAGAAAACTTCAAAAGCTTCTAAGGAGTCTAGCAGTTCTGAGACGGACAAAAGCAAGAGAGGAGATCATCATAGCTCAGGTCATGATGGTCGGCAGAAAGAAAGGGACAAGGACAAagagagaagatccaggaaatcGCGttccagagagaggaggagggcgcATTCATCTTCAGACAGCTCTCAGCCTAGTTCCCCCGATAGGACTCGGAGAAAGAGACGCCGGTCCCGATCCCTGTCACAATCCAAAGACGAGCCAAGGAGGAGGCGATCCAG gtctgggtccagctccagcagcagagagcgtgaaaggaggaagaagcagaaacaacagagcaaggagagaaatgaagacagaggcagagaccACGAGAGAAGAAGAGCGTCAAAAGACAAGAGACGCGCCAGGTCTCGCTCGAAATCTCAGTCGAAATCCCGTTCCCgttccaggtccaggtccaggtccagggaaagaaggaaagatcACACAAGACCACATCAAACCTCTCTCCCTTCTAGAGACAAAGTTGACTCACAGTCTAAAGACAAGAGAAGACACAGGTCTAGATCCAGGtcgagagagaggaggaaagaagaagggtCATCCAAAAGTTCACAGAAAAATTCAGGGTCGTGTGTTGCATCCTCCAAAGACACAAAGCTGTTCCAGgacaagaaaaaagagaaggaaatttCACAAAAAACCACACAAGTAGCGAAACCGAATAGAGATGAGTTGCCCTCCTGCTCCTTATCCTCTAAAGTCAAAAAAGAAGACCTCACAGCAGAGACTCGTACCACAGCTACAGAAACGACAAAACAGGAGAAAGCTGGAAAACAGACCGGGAAAGAAAAATTACCATCTCTTGACATGTTTGAAGACTCTCCTGTTGCTAAACcaattaaagaagaagaaactgacaCCCCTTCTGTAGCAGTGAACAAAACCTCCAGCCAGGGAATCGAAACCACGATTAAGACAGAAACGTGTGAAATCAGCGTAGTTAAATCTGAGCCAAGTTCCCCGCAGGTATGCCACTTTCCCGCTGTCGCCTCATTTCCTACGCTGCCCACCCCTACGACAGCAGACAGCTCCGAGGACACAGGCTCTCCGCCTCAGTCAGCGTCACTGAGCTCTGTCAAACAAGAAAACGCACCCGAGTTAGCCGTCCCCGTAAAACAAGAAGTTCGGCAAGCCTCGGACTCTGACGACGACTTCAGTGTCGATGTGATGCTAGACAGTCTAGATTACGCCAAGTCTGAAAACACGGAGGGGAACGATCCAGCTGTCAaggtgaaaaaagaagaagcggaGGAGAAAAACGAGGGAGAGCAAGTGTCAACTGTGATAGCGGCAAAATCCAAGCCTCAAGTGAAGAGGGTTACCTGGAATATACAGGAGCCAGAAGGGCCTCAGCCAGAGAAATCTTCAAGCA AGCTGGCTCTGTAtaaactgaagctgaagcaAGAAGGAGCTCGCAGACCCTCTTTGGCCACCCAGACATCATCCGGTCAG GATGTCAGTGGAGCTGTTGGTGACCCCTCCAAGAAGGAAGCTGTCGATCAGCTCAGTGCCTCGTCTAGATCCGACGGCCTACACCCCGGGGAGCAGTCAGCAGCTGGTCAAGGAGAGGACGAGGAAGGGGATTCGTCCAGGAAAGACAAG TATTTGAAAAAGCTGCACATGCAGGAGAGAGCTATAGAGGAGGTCAAGCTTGCCATCAAACCTTTCTACCAGAAGAGAGACATCAACAAGGATGAATACAAGGAGATTCTCCGCAAAGCCGTCCAGAAG GTGTGCCACAGCAAGAGTGGCGAAATCAACCCAGTAAAAGTGGGGAATCTGGTCAAGGCGTATGTGGACAAATACAAGCATGCTAGGAAACATAAAAAAGGAGAGGATTTAGGGAAGGTGCCAGAGATACAGAGTGAGGCAATGAAAACCTCTGACAGTCCTTGA